The following are from one region of the Blastocatellia bacterium genome:
- a CDS encoding macro domain-containing protein: MIRFTTGNLLDADVEAVVNTVNTFGVMGKGIALMFKERFPENYKAYAAACKAGKVKIGEMFVTSVDELKGRRWVINFPTKEHWRPPTKLEWVRMGLAALKEVIRDKQIRSIAIPPLGCGNGGLDWAVVRPLIEEALGGLEDVDIIIYEPTTQYQNVAKKKGAEKLTPARALIAEMVRRYWVLGIECTLLETQKLAWFLERTIKSLGLKDPLDLQFIANRYGPYANRLTHLLNGLDGSYLHCEKRLADAGPFDTIWFDEAKREKVELYLKTSEARVYLPAINATDELIDGFQSPLGMEALATVDWLIVREGVEATLAGIRHGIRNWPAGLDHAQRKERLFSDRLLQLALERLQNLREEK; encoded by the coding sequence ATGATACGATTCACCACAGGCAATTTGCTTGATGCGGACGTGGAGGCTGTTGTCAACACGGTGAACACGTTCGGCGTGATGGGCAAGGGCATTGCCCTGATGTTCAAGGAGCGTTTCCCTGAGAACTACAAAGCATACGCAGCGGCGTGCAAAGCCGGAAAAGTGAAAATTGGCGAGATGTTTGTCACCTCGGTTGACGAATTGAAAGGCCGGCGTTGGGTTATCAATTTCCCGACGAAGGAGCACTGGCGTCCGCCCACGAAGCTGGAATGGGTGCGCATGGGGTTAGCGGCATTAAAGGAGGTGATTCGCGATAAACAGATTCGTTCTATCGCCATTCCGCCGCTTGGTTGCGGTAACGGCGGGTTAGATTGGGCCGTAGTGCGCCCGCTTATAGAGGAAGCGCTCGGCGGTCTGGAAGATGTAGACATCATCATTTACGAACCTACGACGCAATATCAAAATGTGGCCAAAAAGAAAGGCGCCGAGAAGCTGACACCAGCACGCGCCTTGATCGCTGAGATGGTGAGGCGATATTGGGTGTTAGGAATTGAATGTACGCTGTTAGAGACGCAAAAGCTAGCGTGGTTTCTGGAGCGCACTATCAAAAGCTTAGGACTAAAAGACCCACTCGATTTGCAATTTATCGCGAATCGATACGGCCCCTATGCTAATCGATTAACACATCTGCTTAATGGACTTGATGGCAGTTACCTGCACTGCGAAAAACGTCTCGCGGATGCTGGGCCATTCGACACGATATGGTTTGACGAGGCCAAGCGGGAAAAAGTCGAGCTCTACCTGAAAACTAGTGAGGCGAGAGTATATCTGCCTGCCATTAACGCAACTGACGAATTAATCGACGGATTTCAATCGCCGCTCGGAATGGAAGCGCTGGCTACGGTAGATTGGTTGATCGTTCGTGAAGGTGTGGAAGCAACACTCGCAGGCATTCGTCATGGGATTCGGAATTGGCCGGCTGGACTGGACCATGCGCAACGTAAGGAGCGCCTGTTCAGTGATCGCCTTCTGCAACTTGCATTAGAAAGGCTGCAAAACCTTAGAGAAGAAAAGTAA
- a CDS encoding lytic transglycosylase domain-containing protein: MRKKLLILFVGLVIIVLTVLAALHYWTHRYDKLIYSVAAQHNVDPLLVKAIVYEESFFRSNAHSSQNAVGLMQVTPVVGEELISSTRARSLPEAIAGVAGGAPLPATSSFNEAMSDPATSLHVGCWYLRTLLNRYRDEPNALAVTLAAYNAGPTNVERWAAESERVQLSPDEFLNRIQFPATREYVRRIIERYDDYQRR, translated from the coding sequence ATGCGCAAAAAACTACTCATCCTGTTTGTCGGCCTTGTGATTATCGTGCTAACGGTGCTAGCGGCGCTGCATTACTGGACGCACCGCTACGACAAGCTGATTTATAGCGTTGCGGCGCAGCACAATGTTGACCCGCTGCTGGTCAAGGCAATTGTTTATGAAGAGTCGTTCTTCAGGTCGAACGCGCACAGCTCGCAAAACGCTGTCGGCTTGATGCAGGTGACGCCGGTGGTCGGCGAAGAGTTGATCAGCTCGACCCGTGCGCGCTCGCTCCCCGAAGCCATCGCCGGGGTTGCCGGCGGCGCGCCGCTGCCGGCCACCTCTTCGTTTAACGAGGCCATGAGCGACCCGGCCACCAGCCTGCACGTCGGCTGCTGGTATCTGCGCACCCTGCTCAACCGCTACCGCGACGAGCCGAACGCCCTGGCGGTGACGCTGGCCGCTTACAACGCCGGCCCTACGAACGTCGAGCGCTGGGCGGCTGAGAGCGAGCGCGTGCAATTGTCACCTGACGAATTCCTCAACCGCATCCAGTTTCCCGCCACCCGCGAATACGTCCGCCGCATCATCGAGCGCTACGACGACTACCAACGGCGGTAG
- a CDS encoding D-aminoacylase yields MHNLMTGLRKLCALALICLLPTMAAAQTRRAPAFDVIIRGGTVYDGTGGPPRRADVGIRGDRIAAVGDLKTATAATVIDATNLAVAPGFINMLSWSTESLIIDGRSQGELRQGVTTQIFGEGESMGPLNPAMKKLMLASQGDLKYDIPWTTLAEYLGYLEKRGVSQNVASFIGATTIREYVIGLEDKPPTPAQLEEMRQLVRREMEAGALGIGTSLIYAPAFYAKTEELIEMCKVASRYKGKYISHMRSEGNRLIEAVEELLRISREANIPAEIYHLKAAGQANWEKMDKVIAMINEARRKGMKITADMYTYTAGATGLDAAMPPWVLDGGYEALFKRLQDPAMRKKIADAVRTPTSEWENLYLAAGSPDRVLLVEFKSEKLKPYTGKTLAEVARLRGEDPVETIMNLVLEDRSRVGTVYFMINEENIKKQLRQPWVSLGSDASSMAPEPPFTRSSTHPRAYGNFARLLGKYVRDEKVLTLEDAVRRLSGLPATNLGLDHRGFLQPGMFADVVVFDPLTIADRATFDKPHQYAVGVRQVFVNGAQVIKDGEHTGAKPGRALWGPGRVTSHK; encoded by the coding sequence ATGCACAACTTGATGACCGGCCTGAGAAAACTCTGCGCCCTCGCGCTCATCTGCCTGCTGCCGACGATGGCGGCGGCGCAGACGCGGCGCGCTCCTGCTTTCGACGTGATTATCCGGGGCGGCACCGTCTATGACGGCACCGGCGGGCCGCCGCGCCGCGCCGATGTCGGTATACGCGGCGACCGCATCGCGGCGGTCGGCGACTTGAAAACGGCCACTGCCGCGACGGTCATCGATGCGACGAATCTGGCGGTCGCGCCCGGCTTCATCAACATGCTGTCGTGGTCTACGGAGTCGTTGATTATTGATGGCCGCTCGCAGGGCGAGTTGCGCCAGGGGGTGACGACACAAATATTCGGCGAAGGCGAATCTATGGGGCCGCTCAACCCCGCGATGAAAAAGCTCATGCTGGCCAGCCAGGGCGACCTCAAGTACGACATCCCCTGGACGACGCTCGCCGAATATCTCGGCTATCTCGAAAAGCGCGGCGTGTCGCAGAACGTCGCCTCGTTCATCGGCGCGACGACGATTCGCGAATACGTCATCGGGCTCGAAGACAAGCCGCCGACGCCGGCCCAGCTCGAAGAGATGCGCCAATTGGTACGCCGCGAGATGGAAGCCGGCGCGCTCGGCATCGGCACGTCGCTGATCTACGCGCCGGCCTTTTACGCCAAAACCGAGGAGCTGATCGAGATGTGCAAAGTCGCATCGCGGTACAAAGGCAAGTACATCTCGCATATGCGCTCGGAAGGCAATCGCCTGATCGAAGCCGTCGAAGAATTGCTGCGCATCAGCCGCGAGGCCAACATCCCCGCGGAGATTTATCACCTGAAAGCCGCGGGCCAGGCGAACTGGGAAAAGATGGATAAAGTCATTGCGATGATCAACGAGGCGCGACGAAAGGGTATGAAGATCACCGCTGATATGTACACCTACACGGCGGGCGCGACGGGGCTGGACGCGGCGATGCCGCCCTGGGTGCTGGACGGCGGCTACGAGGCGCTGTTCAAGCGCTTGCAAGACCCGGCCATGCGCAAGAAGATCGCCGACGCCGTACGCACGCCGACCAGCGAGTGGGAAAATCTTTACCTCGCCGCCGGCTCGCCCGACCGCGTCTTGCTGGTCGAGTTCAAATCCGAAAAGCTCAAGCCGTACACCGGCAAAACGCTTGCCGAAGTCGCCCGCCTGCGCGGCGAAGACCCGGTTGAAACGATCATGAATCTGGTGCTTGAAGACCGTTCGCGCGTCGGCACGGTCTATTTCATGATCAATGAAGAGAACATCAAAAAGCAGTTGCGCCAGCCGTGGGTGTCGCTCGGCTCGGACGCTTCTTCGATGGCCCCTGAGCCGCCGTTCACACGGTCTTCGACGCACCCGCGCGCCTATGGCAACTTCGCGCGCTTGCTTGGCAAGTATGTGCGGGATGAAAAAGTGCTGACGCTAGAGGACGCGGTGCGCCGATTGTCTGGATTGCCGGCGACGAATCTCGGCTTAGACCATCGCGGCTTTTTGCAGCCCGGAATGTTTGCCGATGTCGTGGTGTTCGACCCTTTGACCATCGCCGACCGCGCGACCTTCGACAAGCCGCATCAGTACGCTGTCGGCGTCCGCCAGGTCTTCGTCAACGGCGCGCAGGTTATCAAGGATGGCGAGCATACGGGCGCGAAACCGGGCCGCGCCCTCTGGGGACCGGGCAGGGTGACAAGTCACAAGTGA
- a CDS encoding inositol monophosphatase family protein: MNGAKALLEPILRLHARIRDEVVAATERAAVEDLARIDRDDEGDTIYAVDRVSEELLIDFVETEIATRSPVVLIAEGLHGGKLILPRDADEADAVWRIIVDPIDGTRGLMYQKRSAWILTGVAANRGAQTGLTDIELAVQTEIPLIKQHLSDTLWAVRDEGAQGERFNRLSGERWQLTLQPSRARSIAHGFAMVARFFPGAREELAAIDEEIVRGALGPPLHGKAHCFEDQYISTGGQLYELMAGHDRFVADLRPLMERVLERRGQSLGICCHPYDLCAELIARELGVIITDAHGQPLNAPLNVEADVAWVGYANAAIRAQIEPLLKRALNDRGLLDG, from the coding sequence ATGAATGGCGCAAAGGCGCTGCTGGAGCCGATTCTGCGCCTGCATGCGCGCATCCGTGACGAAGTGGTCGCGGCGACCGAGCGCGCCGCCGTCGAAGACCTCGCTCGCATTGACCGCGACGACGAAGGCGACACGATCTATGCGGTTGATCGCGTCAGCGAAGAGTTGCTGATCGACTTCGTTGAGACAGAGATTGCCACACGCTCGCCGGTCGTGCTGATCGCCGAAGGCTTGCACGGCGGCAAACTGATCTTGCCGCGCGACGCCGACGAAGCCGATGCCGTGTGGCGCATCATCGTTGACCCGATAGACGGCACGCGCGGCCTGATGTATCAGAAGCGCAGCGCCTGGATACTGACCGGCGTGGCCGCGAATCGCGGCGCGCAGACAGGTCTCACAGACATCGAGCTGGCCGTACAGACAGAGATTCCGCTCATCAAGCAACACCTGAGCGACACGCTGTGGGCGGTGCGCGATGAGGGGGCGCAGGGCGAGCGATTCAATCGTCTGAGCGGCGAGCGCTGGCAACTGACCTTGCAGCCGTCGCGGGCGCGCAGCATCGCGCACGGCTTCGCGATGGTGGCGCGTTTCTTTCCCGGCGCGCGCGAAGAGCTGGCGGCGATTGACGAAGAGATCGTGCGCGGCGCGCTCGGCCCGCCGCTCCACGGCAAGGCGCATTGCTTCGAAGATCAATACATCTCTACGGGCGGCCAGCTTTACGAATTGATGGCCGGCCATGACCGCTTCGTCGCCGACCTGCGTCCGCTGATGGAGCGTGTGCTTGAAAGGCGCGGCCAATCTTTAGGCATCTGCTGCCACCCGTATGACCTCTGCGCCGAGCTGATCGCCCGCGAGCTTGGCGTCATCATCACAGACGCGCACGGTCAGCCGCTCAATGCGCCGCTTAACGTTGAAGCAGACGTGGCATGGGTCGGCTACGCGAACGCCGCGATTCGCGCGCAGATCGAGCCGCTGCTCAAGCGCGCGCTCAATGATCGCGGGCTACTCGATGGCTAA
- a CDS encoding galactokinase family protein, producing the protein MLQITHGATRGLTDVERFIEMLNRLDQSDVAAASSLFDGDGEVIVTRAPGRLDVMGGIADYSGSLVLQLPIREAALVALQPVAERTLRIVSFGAEANQRAASFTMPLAYFERAGEPLDYAAARAYFERDPQTRWAAYAAGAFLVLMRECNIRFNQGARLLIDSSVPEGKGVSSSAAIEVAVMQAVSAAFNIQIDARETALLCQKVENFVVGAPCGVMDQMTASCGEAGRLLALLCQPAELQGTVAIPDELAVWGIDSGIRHSVSGADYGSVRVGAFMGYRMIAEMAGLAVEAAGDGGRLKFTDPRWQGYVANVTPSEFAQYYAARLPERIAGGEFLARFTGTTDAATRVEPGRSYAVRQPTAHPVYEHFRVRAFAELLAQSPSGRGCQLLGELMYQSHASYSACGLGSEGTDLLVNLVRQAGMARGLYGAKITGGGSGGTVAVLGRKHAQATVMNIAERYASETGRAPQVFSGSSPGAAAFGHLRLRRVVSDE; encoded by the coding sequence ATGTTACAGATCACACATGGCGCAACCCGGGGGCTGACGGACGTCGAGCGGTTCATCGAAATGCTCAACCGGCTCGATCAGAGCGACGTCGCGGCGGCAAGCTCGCTGTTCGATGGCGACGGCGAGGTCATCGTCACGCGGGCGCCGGGACGGCTCGATGTGATGGGCGGCATCGCCGATTATTCCGGCTCGCTGGTCTTGCAGTTGCCGATCCGCGAAGCCGCCCTCGTCGCCCTGCAACCCGTCGCCGAGCGCACTCTGCGCATCGTCAGCTTCGGCGCGGAAGCGAATCAGCGCGCCGCGTCGTTTACGATGCCGCTCGCGTATTTCGAGCGTGCCGGTGAGCCGTTGGATTACGCGGCGGCCCGCGCCTACTTCGAACGCGACCCGCAGACGCGCTGGGCGGCTTACGCGGCGGGCGCGTTTCTCGTCTTGATGCGGGAATGTAATATTCGTTTCAATCAGGGCGCGCGATTGCTGATCGATTCAAGCGTGCCGGAAGGCAAAGGCGTCAGCTCGTCGGCGGCCATCGAAGTCGCCGTGATGCAGGCCGTCAGCGCCGCTTTCAACATCCAGATCGATGCCCGCGAAACCGCCCTGCTGTGCCAGAAAGTCGAAAACTTCGTGGTCGGCGCGCCCTGCGGCGTGATGGATCAAATGACCGCGAGTTGCGGAGAAGCCGGCCGCCTGCTGGCGTTGCTCTGCCAGCCTGCCGAGTTGCAGGGAACCGTCGCCATCCCCGATGAGCTGGCCGTCTGGGGCATCGATTCGGGCATTCGCCATTCGGTGTCGGGCGCGGATTACGGCTCGGTGCGCGTCGGCGCGTTTATGGGCTATCGCATGATTGCCGAGATGGCCGGCCTCGCGGTCGAAGCCGCCGGCGACGGCGGACGCCTCAAGTTCACTGATCCGCGCTGGCAGGGTTATGTGGCGAATGTTACGCCGTCGGAATTCGCGCAGTACTACGCGGCGCGTTTGCCTGAGCGGATCGCGGGGGGCGAATTCCTGGCGCGCTTCACCGGCACGACCGATGCGGCGACGCGGGTTGAGCCCGGACGGAGCTACGCGGTGCGCCAGCCGACGGCGCATCCTGTCTACGAGCATTTCCGCGTCCGCGCCTTTGCCGAGCTGCTAGCGCAGTCGCCGAGCGGGCGCGGCTGTCAGTTGCTCGGCGAGTTGATGTACCAGTCGCACGCCAGCTATTCGGCCTGCGGGCTCGGCTCTGAAGGAACCGACTTGCTGGTGAATCTGGTGCGCCAGGCCGGCATGGCCCGCGGCCTGTATGGCGCGAAGATCACCGGCGGTGGCAGCGGCGGCACGGTCGCCGTCCTCGGGCGAAAGCATGCGCAAGCGACCGTAATGAATATCGCGGAACGTTATGCCAGCGAAACGGGCCGCGCGCCGCAAGTCTTTTCCGGCTCGTCGCCGGGAGCCGCCGCCTTTGGCCACCTACGGCTCAGAAGAGTGGTGAGTGATGAGTGA
- a CDS encoding class II aldolase/adducin family protein, with protein sequence MQAAKAMNIREQVSAEEWQARVDLAALYRLTALYHWDDLVFTHISMRVPGPEHHFLINPYGFLFEEITASSLVKVDLAGNTMMETPYVINPAGFTIHSAVHEAREDALCVYHTHTLHGVAVSAQKHGLLPISQHSLMPLMAIGYHDYEGLALNAEEKPRLVADLGTNRALILRNHGLLTVGRSAAEAFLAMYMLEASCRIQVLAQSGGSELTHIGEPILKGILAQVEQVTKGMGGNLVWPALLRKLDRVDPSYKE encoded by the coding sequence ATGCAGGCAGCCAAAGCAATGAACATTCGCGAGCAGGTGTCGGCGGAAGAATGGCAGGCGCGCGTCGATCTGGCGGCGCTCTACCGGCTGACGGCGCTTTATCATTGGGACGATCTCGTCTTCACGCACATCTCGATGCGCGTGCCCGGCCCGGAGCATCACTTTCTCATCAACCCGTACGGGTTCCTGTTTGAAGAGATCACGGCGTCGAGCCTCGTCAAAGTTGACCTCGCGGGCAACACCATGATGGAAACGCCGTACGTGATTAACCCGGCGGGCTTCACGATTCACAGCGCCGTTCATGAAGCGCGCGAAGATGCGCTCTGCGTCTATCACACGCACACCCTGCACGGCGTCGCGGTGTCAGCGCAGAAGCATGGCTTGCTGCCGATCTCGCAGCACTCGCTGATGCCGCTGATGGCGATTGGTTATCACGATTACGAAGGGCTGGCGCTGAACGCCGAAGAGAAGCCGCGGCTGGTCGCCGACCTCGGCACGAATCGGGCGCTGATTCTGCGCAATCACGGACTGCTGACGGTCGGGCGCTCGGCGGCGGAAGCCTTCCTGGCGATGTATATGCTCGAAGCCTCGTGCCGCATTCAGGTGCTGGCGCAATCGGGCGGCTCGGAGTTGACCCATATCGGCGAGCCGATCCTCAAAGGCATCCTCGCGCAAGTCGAGCAGGTGACGAAAGGCATGGGCGGCAACCTCGTCTGGCCGGCGCTGCTGCGCAAGCTCGACCGCGTTGACCCAAGCTACAAAGAGTAG
- a CDS encoding DUF4433 domain-containing protein, which yields MSQRILSSLNPEEARIFRIVHVANVAWILDHGGMPCPNSVEQDPNYINIGNTSLIDKRARLSVPISPHGTLSDYVPFYFTPFSIMLYNIKTGYGGITRRDNSEIVMFVSSVYRLRELGLLFIYTDQHAYTAGTDFIDGSGDLRQIDWPLLQRRDFKTDDANPGKQQRYQAEALVHRRVPLEAVLGIVCYNDTVKRGLESLIEERGINLEVRALPGYYF from the coding sequence ATGTCGCAGCGCATTCTATCGAGCCTCAATCCAGAAGAGGCGCGAATTTTCCGCATCGTGCATGTGGCAAACGTCGCGTGGATTCTGGATCATGGTGGGATGCCTTGCCCGAATTCCGTCGAACAAGACCCCAATTACATAAATATCGGGAATACCTCGCTGATCGACAAGCGGGCGCGGCTGAGCGTCCCCATCTCGCCACACGGCACTCTAAGCGATTACGTTCCTTTCTATTTCACGCCGTTTTCGATAATGCTGTATAATATCAAAACGGGATATGGGGGAATCACCCGGCGCGATAATTCTGAAATTGTGATGTTTGTTTCTTCTGTCTACCGGCTGCGTGAACTTGGGCTTCTGTTTATCTACACGGACCAGCACGCCTATACAGCGGGAACAGACTTTATCGACGGCTCCGGTGATCTAAGGCAAATCGATTGGCCGTTGCTGCAAAGGCGAGATTTCAAGACGGACGATGCGAACCCCGGCAAACAACAGCGCTACCAGGCGGAGGCGCTGGTCCATAGGCGTGTCCCGCTTGAAGCGGTGCTTGGCATCGTTTGTTATAACGACACCGTTAAGCGGGGCCTTGAATCATTAATTGAGGAGCGTGGCATAAACCTCGAGGTCCGCGCTCTCCCTGGTTATTACTTTTAA
- a CDS encoding HD domain-containing phosphohydrolase has translation MSPQSLGRRQRRLPGVTHPSPIQSKVEVTVAQAESFRAKLYAWSVAVAGAAALALAVYHLALEPVRLDWLLLLVGIAFVTWQGEIRLPGINSKVTLTDAFIFTGALLLGPWAATVLAAIDGLARSTRGGGRMRPVNFGVNMGAMSLSVLSALLLSTLVFGPLPALLRDNRQVYQFVLAALMAALVNYLLNTAIIAGCIALWKNRPFFKTWREDYLWTWLAFFVGMGVAVAVSKLIMVCGFSSLLITLPVMALTYVTYKTYLGKVEASRQRIDKLTQLHLATIESLTLAIDAKDPLTRGHIQRVSRLAEGLARAIGYPEEQMEGLKAAALLHDIGKLAVPDYILNKPGKLTTAEYSKIMIHPVVGADILSNVEFPYEVVPIVKHHHERYDGGGYPSGLRGETIPFGARLLTIVDCYDALTTARSYRQSYGRDDALDIMRNERGRMFDPTLLDQFIAIIDTLEDDVPVANLQAPAAFAVEPLTTGRLLDPGLSFPPSTRVEKALRDITAAQGEALSLYEITQTLGSTLKLSEVLPIVAAKLECIANFATQVIYLAEGDRLRVAYATGKNAEALKGWQMATGEGGAGWVAEHRQVLIGGSPLADLERPLGGLAAGYRSTAIFPLLHEAETVGALAFYCEENSGYTPDELRLLETIATHAAAAIHNALAFERTQESALTDNLTGLPNSRFMYSFFDQERSRAERYGYPLVLMMMDLDGFKKINDTYGHHVGDEILRRVAETLRACMRSGDLLIRYAGDEFVALLHRATPEVVADLKLRLQAAIDHCAYEVRPGRIARVGISIGHVTYGLESTAIDELMEIADQRMYADKAARKQGAATARVATFPARAAL, from the coding sequence TTGTCCCCACAATCACTCGGAAGGCGGCAGCGCCGCCTTCCCGGTGTGACTCATCCGTCGCCGATTCAATCGAAGGTCGAGGTGACTGTGGCGCAAGCCGAAAGTTTCAGGGCCAAACTTTACGCCTGGTCGGTGGCCGTGGCGGGCGCCGCCGCGCTCGCCTTAGCGGTCTATCACCTGGCCCTGGAACCCGTTCGCCTCGACTGGCTGTTGCTGCTGGTCGGCATAGCCTTTGTCACCTGGCAGGGCGAAATCCGACTCCCCGGCATCAATAGCAAGGTGACGCTCACCGACGCCTTCATCTTCACCGGCGCGCTGCTGCTCGGGCCGTGGGCGGCGACCGTGCTCGCCGCGATTGATGGGCTGGCGCGCTCGACGCGCGGCGGCGGGCGCATGCGCCCGGTCAACTTCGGCGTCAACATGGGCGCTATGAGCCTTTCAGTGCTGAGCGCCCTGTTATTGTCGACGCTGGTTTTCGGGCCGCTGCCGGCGCTGCTCAGAGACAACCGGCAGGTTTATCAATTCGTGCTGGCGGCGCTGATGGCGGCGCTGGTCAATTACCTGCTGAACACGGCGATCATTGCCGGCTGTATTGCGCTCTGGAAAAACCGGCCCTTCTTTAAGACCTGGCGCGAAGATTACCTGTGGACGTGGCTGGCCTTCTTCGTCGGCATGGGCGTCGCCGTCGCGGTATCGAAACTGATTATGGTCTGCGGCTTCAGCTCGCTGCTCATCACCCTGCCGGTGATGGCGCTGACCTATGTGACCTATAAGACCTATCTCGGCAAGGTCGAAGCCTCGCGTCAGCGCATAGACAAGCTGACGCAATTGCACCTGGCGACGATTGAATCGCTGACCCTGGCCATTGATGCCAAAGACCCGTTGACGCGCGGCCACATCCAGCGCGTCAGCCGGCTGGCCGAAGGCCTGGCGCGCGCCATCGGCTATCCCGAAGAGCAGATGGAAGGATTGAAGGCCGCCGCTCTGCTGCACGACATCGGCAAGTTGGCGGTGCCGGATTACATTCTCAACAAGCCGGGCAAGCTCACGACCGCCGAATATTCGAAGATCATGATTCACCCGGTGGTCGGCGCCGACATTCTCAGCAACGTCGAGTTTCCTTACGAGGTCGTGCCCATCGTCAAGCATCACCACGAACGCTATGACGGCGGCGGCTATCCGAGCGGCCTGCGCGGCGAAACGATTCCCTTCGGGGCGCGCTTGCTGACGATTGTCGATTGCTACGATGCGCTGACCACCGCCCGGTCCTACCGCCAGAGCTACGGGCGCGACGATGCGCTCGACATCATGCGCAACGAGCGCGGGCGTATGTTCGACCCCACACTGCTCGACCAGTTCATCGCCATCATTGACACGCTCGAAGATGACGTGCCGGTCGCCAACCTCCAGGCGCCGGCGGCGTTCGCGGTCGAACCGCTGACGACCGGCCGCCTGCTCGATCCCGGCTTGAGCTTCCCGCCATCTACGCGGGTCGAGAAGGCGCTGCGCGACATCACCGCCGCGCAGGGCGAGGCGCTGTCGCTTTATGAAATCACCCAGACGCTCGGCTCGACGCTGAAGCTCTCGGAGGTGCTGCCGATAGTCGCGGCCAAGCTTGAATGCATCGCCAATTTTGCGACGCAGGTGATCTACCTGGCGGAAGGTGACCGTTTGCGCGTCGCCTATGCCACGGGCAAGAACGCCGAGGCGCTGAAAGGCTGGCAGATGGCCACCGGCGAAGGCGGCGCCGGCTGGGTGGCCGAGCACCGGCAGGTGCTGATCGGCGGCTCGCCGCTGGCGGACCTCGAACGCCCGCTCGGCGGGCTGGCCGCGGGCTACCGCTCGACGGCCATCTTTCCGCTGCTGCATGAAGCCGAGACGGTCGGCGCGCTGGCGTTCTATTGCGAAGAGAACAGCGGCTATACGCCCGACGAACTGCGCTTACTTGAAACCATCGCCACGCACGCGGCGGCGGCCATCCACAACGCGCTGGCGTTTGAGCGCACGCAGGAATCGGCGCTCACGGACAACCTGACCGGCCTGCCGAACTCGCGGTTTATGTACAGCTTCTTTGACCAGGAACGCAGCCGCGCCGAACGCTACGGCTACCCGCTGGTGCTGATGATGATGGACCTCGACGGTTTCAAGAAGATCAATGACACCTATGGCCATCACGTCGGCGACGAAATCCTGCGACGGGTGGCCGAGACCCTGCGCGCCTGCATGCGCAGCGGCGACCTGCTGATTCGTTATGCCGGCGACGAGTTCGTCGCCCTGCTGCACCGCGCGACGCCGGAAGTGGTTGCCGATCTGAAGCTGCGACTGCAAGCGGCGATTGATCATTGCGCCTACGAGGTGCGACCGGGCCGCATCGCCCGCGTCGGCATCTCAATCGGCCATGTGACCTACGGGCTTGAGAGCACGGCGATAGACGAGTTGATGGAGATTGCCGACCAGCGCATGTACGCCGACAAAGCGGCGCGCAAACAGGGCGCGGCGACGGCGCGCGTGGCGACGTTCCCGGCGCGCGCCGCGTTGTAG